Proteins encoded in a region of the Antedon mediterranea chromosome 2, ecAntMedi1.1, whole genome shotgun sequence genome:
- the LOC140039270 gene encoding neuropeptides capa receptor-like translates to MENESSYFEEDWDAMIEPLLYTDMERYVIYCILPIIVIVGIVGNLSTVIILTTNANMRNSLNIYLTNLAIADSLFLVVAPVFSWVAISQTPLHVFYDNGGYSAEYCKFNTLIVDSTYMVSATLILAISVERFLAITKPLKYRSYVSKKRTVKICVAIWILSFAYQIRNVVTGGTYEYSYPWPDMWNGVPNTSSSCILCSYDFSDETCKILYYFNEAEYVLYLTFLTLMIPLYGMIGCSLFKPCSKKTEIAAAANRTNFERKALTTATITVVIYVILTAPINCIYMYAFRGGTNWDLISKFSSVFRYLAFVNSSINPIIYNISNETYRKAFLKLYGFSSGTAPQKANVQNPSRKYVSTISTKC, encoded by the coding sequence atGGAAAACGAAAGCAGTTACTTCGAAGAAGACTGGGATGCAATGATTGAACCATTGTTGTATACAGACATGGAAAGGTATGTGATATACTGCATTCTGCCGATCATTGTCATCGTTGGAATTGTTGGCAACTTATCCACCGTCATCATCCTCACCACAAATGCAAACATGCGTAACTCCCTCAATATTTACTTGACAAATCTTGCTATTGCCGATAGTCTGTTTCTAGTCGTCGCTCCGGTATTTTCATGGGTTGCCATAAGCCAAACACCATTGCATGTATTCTATGATAACGGCGGTTATTCTGCGGAATACTGTAAGTTCAACACGCTCATAGTTGATTCCACGTATATGGTATCGGCAACCTTGATACTGGCTATTTCTGTCGAGCGATTTTTAGCGATCACCAAGCCGTTGAAATATCGTTCGTACGTGTCCAAGAAGCGCACTGTGAAAATATGCGTCGCAATATGGATTCTCTCATTCGCGTACCAAATTCGAAATGTTGTAACAGGTGGAACATATGAGTATTCATATCCTTGGCCTGATATGTGGAACGGTGTTCCGAACACTTCGTCCTCTTGCATACTGTGTAGTTACGACTTTAGTGACGAAACATGTAAAATCTTGTACTATTTCAACGAAGCGGAGTACGTGTTATATTTAACATTTCTTACATTAATGATACCACTGTACGGTATGATAGGCTGCTCTCTTTTCAAACCTTGTTCAAAGAAAACGGAAATCGCCGCAGCGGCAAACCGCACTAACTTCGAACGGAAAGCATTGACAACGGCTACAATCACGGTAGTCATATACGTTATTCTCACAGCTCCGATAAATTGTATCTACATGTACGCTTTCAGAGGCGGTACAAATTGGGATCTCATTTCAAAGTTTTCGAGCGTCTTCAGGTACTTGGCGTTTGTTAATTCTTCGATAAATCCCATAATCTATAACATATCGAACGAAACGTACCGAAAGGCATTTCTCAAATTATATGGATTTTCTTCAGGAACGGCACCACAAAAAGCGAATGTCCAAAATCCTTCTCGGAAATATGTTTCAACGATTAGCACTAAATGTTGA